One part of the Populus alba chromosome 18, ASM523922v2, whole genome shotgun sequence genome encodes these proteins:
- the LOC140954198 gene encoding nod factor hydrolase protein 1-like, whose product MASHKLVLLLPVLVLFTVTTGYVMASSPAVKAAYWPSWIQTFPPSAIDTTLFTHIFYAFLLPSNVTFKLEVSESTASLLKNFTSTLHQKNPPVKTLVSIGGSSDPKLFARMVSNEGSRSIFIDSAMEVARTHGFDGLDLDWEFPKNPKEMVDLGQLFEEWRVAIRKEAKSTHRSPLLLTAAVYFSVDFQWDDTYRKYPVASIAKSLDWVNAMCYDYRGSWDTSATGTHAALYDPNSNISTSYGLASWVRAGVPRNMVVMGLPLYGRTWHLKDPKVNGIGAPATAVGPGDDGVLIFSQVEKFNKENGATVVYDDKTVSTYSYAGTSWIGYDDSRSTTVKLEFAQALGLRGYFFWALSYDSEWEISKQASRAWRMEDLVFSEFLD is encoded by the exons ATGGCTAGCCACAAATTGGTTCTTCTCCTTCCAGTCCTTGTACTCTTTACCGTCACCACCGGATATGTCATGGCTTCATCTCCGGCTGTCAAAGCTGCGTATTGGCCTTCTTGGATTCAAACTTTCCCACCTTCAGCCATCGACACCACTTTGTTCACTCACATCTTCTATGCCTTTCTCTTGCCGAGTAATGTCACATTCAAGCTCGAAGTATCCGAGTCAACTGCTTCCCTGCTCAAGAATTTCACTAGCACCCTTCATCAGAAAAACCCACCAGTGAAGACACTAGTCTCAATTGGGGGTAGTAGTGATCCAAAACTCTTTGCTAGAATGGTGTCAAATGAAGGGTCACGTAGCATTTTCATAGATTCAGCAATGGAAGTGGCGAGAACACATGGATTTGATGGCCTGGATCTTGATTGGGAATTTCCTAAGAACCCAAAAGAGATGGTTGACTTGGGCCAGCTGTTTGAAGAATGGAGAGTTGCTATCAGAAAGGAAGCCAAGTCCACCCACCGGTCTCCTCTGTTGCTCACGGCTGCCGTCTACTTCTCCGTCGACTTTCAATGGGACGACACCTACCGGAAGTATCCAGTGGCATCCATCGCCAAAAGCTTGGATTGGGTCAATGCAATGTGTTATGATTATCGTGGTTCGTGGGACACTTCGGCTACAGGAACTCACGCGGCCTTATATGATCCTAATAGCAACATAAGCACGAGCTATGGGCTTGCGTCGTGGGTTCGTGCCGGCGTGCCTCGAAACATGGTGGTCATGGGCCTGCCCCTGTACGGGAGGACTTGGCACCTTAAGGACCCGAAGGTAAATGGAATCGGAGCACCGGCCACGGCGGTCGGTCCTGGAGATGATGGCGTCCTGATATTTTCCCAGGTGGAGAAATTCAATAAAGAGAATGGCGCCACCGTGGTGTATGATGACAAAACTGTATCCACGTATTCTTATGCCGGGACTTCTTGGATTGGATATGATGATAGCCGATCCACAACTGTGAAGCTAGAGTTTGCTCAGGCACTCGGTCTTCGTGGTTACTTCTTTTGGGCCCTCAGTTATGATAGCGAGTGGGAAATCTCAAAACAAG ctTCAAGGGCATGGAGAATGGAAGATCTTGTTTTTTCAGAATTCCTCGATTAA
- the LOC118034325 gene encoding nod factor hydrolase protein 1-like has translation MASHRLVLLLPVLVLFTITTGYVMASSPAVKAAYWPSWIQTFPPSAIDTTLFTHILYAFLLPSNVTFKLEVSESTASLLKNFTSTLHQKNPPVKTLVSIGGGSSDPKLFARMASNEGSRSIFIDSAMEVARTHGFDGLDLDWEFPKNPKEMVDLGQLFEEWRVAIRKEAKSTHRSPLLLTAAVYFSVDFQWDETYRKFPAASIAKSLDWVNAMCYEYRGSWDTSATGAHAALYDPNSNISTSYGLASWVRAGVPRNMVVMGLPLYGKTWQLKDPKVNGIGAPATAVGPGDDGVLIFSQVEKFNKENGATVVYDAKTVSTYSYAGTSWIGYDDSRSTTVKLEFAQALGLRGYFFWALSYDSEWEISKQASRAWVIG, from the exons ATGGCTAGCCACAGATTGGTTCTTCTCCTTCCAGTCCTTGTACTCTTTACCATCACCACCGGATATGTCATGGCTTCATCTCCGGCTGTCAAAGCTGCGTATTGGCCTTCTTGGATTCAAACTTTCCCACCTTCAGCCATCGACACCACTTTGTTCACTCACATCTTATATGCCTTTCTCTTGCCGAGTAATGTCACATTCAAGCTCGAAGTATCCGAGTCAACTGCTTCCCTGCTCAAGAATTTCACTAGCACCCTTCATCAGAAAAACCCACCAGTGAAGACACTAGTCTCAATTGGGGGAGGTAGTAGTGATCCAAAACTCTTTGCTAGAATGGCGTCAAATGAAGGGTCACGTAGCATTTTCATAGATTCAGCAATGGAAGTGGCGAGAACACATGGATTTGATGGCCTGGATCTTGACTGGGAATTTCCTAAGAACCCAAAAGAGATGGTTGACTTGGGCCAGCTGTTTGAAGAATGGAGAGTTGCTATCAGAAAGGAAGCCAAGTCCACCCACCGGTCTCCTCTGTTGCTCACGGCTGCCGTCTACTTCTCCGTCGACTTTCAATGGGACGAGACCTACCGGAAGTTTCCAGCGGCATCCATCGCCAAAAGCTTGGATTGGGTCAATGCAATGTGTTATGAATACCGTGGTTCATGGGACACTTCGGCTACAGGAGCTCACGCGGCATTATACGATCCTAATAGCAACATAAGCACGAGCTATGGGCTTGCGTCGTGGGTTCGTGCTGGTGTGCCTCGAAACATGGTGGTCATGGGCCTGCCTCTGTACGGGAAGACTTGGCAGCTTAAAGACCCGAAGGTAAATGGAATCGGAGCACCGGCCACGGCGGTCGGTCCTGGAGATGATGGCGTCCTGATATTTTCCCAGGTGGAGAAATTCAATAAAGAGAATGGCGCCACCGTGGTGTATGATGCCAAAACTGTATCCACGTATTCTTATGCCGGGACTTCTTGGATTGGATATGATGATAGCCGATCGACAACTGTGAAGCTAGAGTTTGCTCAGGCACTTGGTCTTCGTGGTTACTTCTTTTGGGCCCTCAGTTATGATAGCGAGTGGGAAATCTCAAAACAAG ctTCAAGGGCATGGGTCATTGGATAA
- the LOC118034323 gene encoding uncharacterized protein isoform X1: MPPRASKRKATAPQNSSSITSADDSPTGKGRERNVCEAINFSTSDKTKTKKTDRVDSLFDSYANSSLGIIDPEGIEALCSDMNVEHTDVRILMFAWKLKAQRQGYFTRDEWRSGMKALKVDSLSKLKKGLPELEKEVNTPENFQDFYSYAFRYCLTEEKQKTVDIESVCELLNLVLGSQFQSKVDLLIEYLKIQSDYKAINLDQWMGFLRFCKEISFPDLENYDADLAWPLILDNFVDWMKEKLS; the protein is encoded by the exons ATGCCTCCTCGTGCATCAAAGCGAAAAGCGACGGCCCCACAGAACTCCTCCTCCATCACATCAGCTGACGATTCTCCTACTG GAAAGGGCAGGGAAAGGAATGTTTGCGAAGCTATCAATTTTAGCA CCTCagataaaaccaaaacaaagaaGACAGATCGGGTAGATAGCCTATTTGATTCATATGCGAATAGCTCGTTAGGCATAATTGA CCCAGAAGGAATTGAGGCATTGTGTTCAGATATGAACGTGGAACATACTGATGTTAGGATCCTAATGTTTGCATG GAAACTGAAAGCTCAAAGGCAGGGTTATTTTACACGG GATGAGTGGCGAAGTGGCATGAAAGCTCTCAAGGTTGATTCTCTCAGCAAATTAAAGAAGGGGCTGCCAGAGCTGGAAAAGGAG GTAAACACACCAGAAAATTTTCAAGATTTCTATTCATATGCATTTCGATACTGCCTAACAG AAGAGAAGCAAAAAACTGTAGACATTGAGAGTGTCTGTGAATTGCTGAATCTTGTGCTTGGGTCACAGTTCCAATCCAAGGTTGATTTATTAATAGAGTATCTAAAG ATTCAGTCTGATTACAAGGCGATAAACTTGGATCAATGGATGGGTTTTCTTCGTTTCTGCAAGGAA ATTAGCTTTCCAGATCTTGAAAACTACGATGCAGACCTAGCTTGGCCCTTGATCCTAGATAATTTTGTTGACTGGATGAAAGAAAAGCTAAGCTAG
- the LOC118034323 gene encoding uncharacterized protein isoform X2 translates to MPPRASKRKATAPQNSSSITSADDSPTASDKTKTKKTDRVDSLFDSYANSSLGIIDPEGIEALCSDMNVEHTDVRILMFAWKLKAQRQGYFTRDEWRSGMKALKVDSLSKLKKGLPELEKEVNTPENFQDFYSYAFRYCLTEEKQKTVDIESVCELLNLVLGSQFQSKVDLLIEYLKIQSDYKAINLDQWMGFLRFCKEISFPDLENYDADLAWPLILDNFVDWMKEKLS, encoded by the exons ATGCCTCCTCGTGCATCAAAGCGAAAAGCGACGGCCCCACAGAACTCCTCCTCCATCACATCAGCTGACGATTCTCCTACTG CCTCagataaaaccaaaacaaagaaGACAGATCGGGTAGATAGCCTATTTGATTCATATGCGAATAGCTCGTTAGGCATAATTGA CCCAGAAGGAATTGAGGCATTGTGTTCAGATATGAACGTGGAACATACTGATGTTAGGATCCTAATGTTTGCATG GAAACTGAAAGCTCAAAGGCAGGGTTATTTTACACGG GATGAGTGGCGAAGTGGCATGAAAGCTCTCAAGGTTGATTCTCTCAGCAAATTAAAGAAGGGGCTGCCAGAGCTGGAAAAGGAG GTAAACACACCAGAAAATTTTCAAGATTTCTATTCATATGCATTTCGATACTGCCTAACAG AAGAGAAGCAAAAAACTGTAGACATTGAGAGTGTCTGTGAATTGCTGAATCTTGTGCTTGGGTCACAGTTCCAATCCAAGGTTGATTTATTAATAGAGTATCTAAAG ATTCAGTCTGATTACAAGGCGATAAACTTGGATCAATGGATGGGTTTTCTTCGTTTCTGCAAGGAA ATTAGCTTTCCAGATCTTGAAAACTACGATGCAGACCTAGCTTGGCCCTTGATCCTAGATAATTTTGTTGACTGGATGAAAGAAAAGCTAAGCTAG